A DNA window from Nitrospira sp. contains the following coding sequences:
- a CDS encoding Zinc ribbon domain-containing protein (MaGe:77307917) gives MESIETQTGLCPKCQADRSGDATECARCGIIFAKYRPLPVRLSNRPAGARAESAGSASTWWVTAKQWLIETDTTADSLAFYGRAAVFLGLLSWGWKFVVTPLETNYTGESFLHLINLPFHEAGHLIFSPFGRFMMILGGSLGQVLMPLICLGAFLIQTRDPFGASVALWWTAESLMDVAPYINDARDMELILLGGMTGKETGGHDWNNLLTMLGWLEWDHRLAHMTYNLGILLMLASFAWGGWLLVRHYDRSRR, from the coding sequence ATGGAGTCGATAGAGACGCAGACCGGGCTATGTCCAAAGTGCCAAGCCGATCGATCCGGAGACGCGACCGAATGCGCGAGGTGCGGGATTATTTTCGCCAAGTACCGGCCTCTGCCCGTTCGCCTATCTAATAGGCCTGCCGGCGCGCGCGCCGAATCGGCTGGTTCAGCATCCACCTGGTGGGTGACGGCCAAGCAGTGGTTGATCGAAACCGATACGACCGCCGATTCCCTGGCGTTCTACGGTCGGGCAGCTGTTTTCTTGGGACTGCTCTCGTGGGGATGGAAGTTCGTCGTGACCCCATTGGAAACCAACTACACCGGCGAATCGTTTCTCCATTTGATCAATCTGCCGTTTCACGAGGCAGGGCATCTGATCTTCAGTCCCTTCGGCCGCTTCATGATGATTCTCGGCGGGAGCCTTGGCCAGGTGCTCATGCCGCTGATTTGCCTCGGCGCGTTTCTCATCCAGACGCGCGACCCCTTCGGCGCGTCAGTCGCGCTCTGGTGGACGGCCGAGAGCCTCATGGATGTGGCGCCCTATATCAACGATGCGCGCGATATGGAGCTGATCCTATTGGGAGGAATGACCGGGAAAGAAACCGGCGGCCACGATTGGAACAATTTGCTGACGATGCTGGGCTGGCTGGAGTGGGACCATCGCTTGGCGCATATGACCTACAATCTCGGCATCCTGTTGATGCTGGCCTCCTTTGCCTGGGGCGGATGGCTGCTCGTCCGGCACTATGACCGATCCAGGCGCTAG
- a CDS encoding conserved membrane protein of unknown function (Evidence 4 : Unknown function but conserved in other organisms; MaGe:77307918) — MSHVEHHRRIDVLAIGLFGLAVGALTLGVAQLGGIHESNKVGTLVIALIFGGIVQILAGITDIRYHEQLGGTALTMYGFFWLTVSIAKLVSEGTSFHLDMVLFAPINFVYAAFSAVMIYLTAYRNATLCILHVIITATFSSTVLTMLNIISETLPGILHVVVGFMAFYHAVASLTQAFTGHQMVPLGPPLLHRKSAPMRRATDQPVPAH; from the coding sequence ATGAGCCACGTGGAGCATCATCGTCGCATCGATGTGCTGGCGATCGGATTGTTCGGTCTTGCGGTGGGAGCCCTGACGCTCGGCGTGGCGCAACTCGGCGGCATTCACGAATCGAACAAAGTGGGCACCTTGGTCATCGCCCTGATCTTCGGCGGGATCGTGCAGATATTAGCCGGCATCACCGACATCCGCTACCACGAGCAACTGGGCGGGACCGCGCTCACCATGTACGGATTCTTCTGGCTCACCGTCTCCATCGCCAAGCTGGTCAGCGAAGGCACGTCCTTCCATCTCGACATGGTGCTGTTTGCCCCGATCAACTTCGTGTATGCCGCCTTTTCCGCCGTCATGATCTATTTGACGGCCTACCGCAATGCCACGTTGTGCATTCTCCACGTCATCATCACGGCGACCTTCTCGTCCACCGTCCTGACCATGCTGAACATCATCAGCGAAACCTTGCCCGGCATCCTGCACGTCGTGGTCGGGTTCATGGCGTTTTATCATGCGGTGGCGAGTTTGACCCAAGCCTTTACCGGACACCAGATGGTCCCGCTGGGCCCGCCGTTGTTGCACCGAAAAAGCGCTCCGATGCGCCGCGCCACCGACCAGCCTGTTCCGGCGCACTGA